The window ccactagtaatagggtttcaggtccctatacatatttgtgctaccaggatgaatggattacatggttttgtgagcttcttccatcataagatctcttattcctcctgacttaggtacccaaatacgatcttggaataccttcagtccatgaccgtttgtatcgaacaccaacgttttacctaAACGTTCCTCTttccggtcattcttttcagaagcttccctttgagctttctttatactctccacaattgttgagacaacttctattctcaacgctcttggcctttttcttccaagattgactttccgactgagagcatcaggaacaacatttgctttaccggggtggtaaagtatctcacagtcgtagtttTTAAGTAACTttagccagcgtcgttgtctcatattcaattccttttgactaaagagatattggagactcttatgatcagtgaacaatTTGCACTTtgttccatagaggtaatgcctccatatcttcagggcgaaaactaccgctgccaactccagatcatgagtcgggtagttcttttcatgctcttttagctgtcgagacgcatacgcgatcaccttatctctttgggtcaaaacacaacccaatccaacaccagacgtaTCGCTATAAACAGGGACgtcttcaactccattgggtagagaaagaatcggtgcctcgcatagcttcttctttagtttctcaaatgcttctttatgcttatcactccaagcataagtagttccattgtgggtcaaagctgtcaatggactagcgatcgaagaaaagccttggataaaccttcggtaatatccaactaatcctaaaaagcttcggatctccgtgggactttttggttgttcccacttcattacagcttcaatctttgctggatcaaccattataccttctttgctgaccacgtgacccaagaattggacttctcgaatccaaaaatcacatttggagaacttagcatacaacttctccttcttcaagacttccaggacttcttgcaagtgtcttccttgctcttcttggcttttcgaataaatcagaatgtcatctataaacactatcacaaatttatcaaggaacgaattacaaaccctgttcattaaatccatgaatgctgttggagcattggttagtccaaacgacataaccaaaaactcatagtgtccatatcgtgttctgaatgcagtcttctctatatcctgctctcttacttttggctaatgatatcctgaccttaggtcgatctttgtaaaataacttgaacctagtagttgatcgaacaggtcgaTCTTTGTAAAACCACTGGTGggtcgtcttgaccaatgatcccactaaagttttctccttcagactgccctccattctcctcaggctcttccacttgaattgacagttcttcacgattctgcctaagcagatgtcttgtttcttccatctgacgatccaacatcgtttgaatcatcatttttacaccagccattgttattggctcaggtactgctgctacgacaggtatttgctcaatcactggcggttgattcctgttttcatcagcatttcccaatccactccttgttctcaccatttttgatctatacaccgaataaggcgaAATTAGATCCTTGTTCACAATAGAATTTCAagtcatccttattactccaaacgattacatgctagttctaataacatAGACATACACTTAAAATCCTagacacataaggtttccagatccggtcggcaacagaccatagatccgaacatataatatcatatatggcaacatataacatttagcacataaaagcattttaggcaacttcctaaaataaactagtgctcgtgtctggaatataacagacacacatctaacAACcctcacttagcattctaagtataagtctagaaatcctgcaaattcctagttcgcttaaactaatgctctgataccaactgtgacatccccaaaatctcggccagaaaagaccgttttcatttatgctttttaaacattttcagagtaaatccttttgattttaaaagagatgcggaatttgttcccaaaaaaaacatgataaaatagatcttttatcaaaacatttcataaagaaatataatttcaattcataatcaaaatcgggatgtcatgttccgatacagaccatacagcataaacgataacattacaagtcattcaacaaatatatacatatacaaacttgtaaacaaaacaacttgatgattcatccatcttatgcccttgcgccacatcctgtaatacaaataaactgagtgggtcaggcttgggagcctggtgaacatgtagggttttcaacccataataaataattatatttaattccacatttaacaataacctgattacccattcccgttatccttactttacgtccctaaaacaacatctattataagggacctaatctaggattttcatcgggacagacattactgcgaaggggcttccttagcaataaatatcctaaaggcaaccatgagggggatagagtacaccggtgaacacgtcgttcacaacacctacaggttatgagcctgctagtgttccacaagactgtctagaatagtttgtggtcgtcatccatactctgttgaatgactaaaataacaccaacaacatcgaggcctttcatctgtttattacacaccaactatctaaccatattctacccaacatattagtagataaaaatatacatttttatacatagtttaaaacctgtatagcatgctcgatcaatacattttttccacataacagatgaggcacacacacataacacgtatatcatagagaataaatcagatctatgagatagaagaaagtgaatatacattcacacatataatcaacaaagtatacacgtaacacgtatttcgtataaaatacttcataataatgtgttagaagaaaatgactacacactcatctgatcagaagatgatcgggcagcactacggcttgcagaagtagtgtttctccgtagatctggaagatctttacaaaaatcaggctcctcgcgggcagggcttcggcttggaaatctcacttctcgggatcctcggggcttcggatcttgcttcggggctcgggaataataccggggcttcgaggtataaacggcacgcaaatcgaggcaaaacttagaaaGAAAGGAAGAAGTTTGCAAAAGAAAGAAGCTGCCCTCGTATGCCCCTTTATAGGGCTGAACCctcgcattacgttgggcgtaacccggataagtccgatgactcctcttcggataatatcggatttattaattaaatttatattttaattatttaataaacttcaaaaattcatatctccttcatacgaactccgttttcgacgttctttatatctacgcgtaggtgagactacgctctacaactttcgtttagactctgtcggctaattctgaattttatttttattatttatttttagtaggccgggacaggaaaacttcgttataaattcataacttcttcgtccgatgtccgttctcgcctaacttttcatcgtttcactactaacaacgagatcttcgattctcgtttagattgtttcggctaaaaaccgatcgatctcaaatcgagtatttgggctgtATATTGCCAAGTCGAAaccttagaaaatcataacttcctcatacgaagtcagatttggacgttcaatatatattcaaaaacctcgtttcggccactacaactttatgcaaagatatcgagtttattttacacttaaattttgaagctcattttattcttaattcattaaattaaaataattaagaaaacacacacataattcacataattcacaaataatacatttttattatttcaaattgggatACAAAGGATAACCTatactattacattgctaaaaatggcaagcccagaaacacgggcgttacacataTCACCCccttcgggttggaataccaacatgTCTAATCAATTCAACTATCGAGTTGACATTCTTAGTGTTTGTTGGCCTTCTGCCTCAACCCTAACGCTCCCCTTAACCTTCCGTGCCTATGACTTTCaaaccgggtatcttggcctagcGCATAAAGCAGGACCACATCAACCCCATCCAAATACAATAAACGATTAAAAAAAGATCTAACCCGGTTCTCGGAACCTGAATGACGGAACATTCTTGATGTGAATaaatcttagatcgattagatctttcacatgtaaaagataaagatcaaacaaaaacaaaacaataatATGATGAACGCAAAATGGAATCAACgttgtgcttatgattcaaatatagtcacgcctcagcagagctcgatgaagaacttccactgtagaggcgagctagggtttacaaaactgaatcacgaaaaataataaaagcgttAACTACAAATACTAcatgcatgcagcttaaatactaaacccctAGGacaaaacatgcacggttggacaggccaaAACCGGCaaacaaaactgggctaaggaccgagccaaTGACGCAACATATATTAGCCCAACAATATTCCCCTTTACGTCAACTGAGGCGAGATATTACTTTCTTTGAGTTGGCTTCACCGTCTTGACCACTTTGAACAGCCGAGGGATAATAGCAAAAAGAGTCTGCCGAAATTGAATGTACCATCTCAGCATATCAGTAAACATCTTCTTGTCAGTAGCAGTGTTCTGATCACACCTCGTAATAATCTCCAATATATGCTCCAGGGAAGcagttgagaagaggtgtttgtcaacaagagtgAACAAGCATTTATGTCCTTCGCCTTTGACGAACATGACAGTGTGGTACTTTGAATCAATCTTTCCCTTGACCATTGTATTAACATTTCCTGCTCTGCCCATAGTTTTGatcgtggttcgcttgtgaatggcAGAGGCAATTTCGTGGTGCATCTTTGCTACCTCGTGAATGTAGCACACAAGCATTCGCTTTACATGGTCAATGACCGACTGATACTCCTATGGATTTGACAGTAAgatattgttgaggagtatccagtcgtggggattgaggttcgCTAGATCACCAAGGGTGAAGCTATGAGCTGAGCCTTCAGAGCCTCGAGTCACCTTGAATTTCACGTTAACAAACTTCTCTGCTGAGTAGGTCTTCAGAACCTTGACAGTCGTAATTTCCTTCGAACTCGAGGTCAAGTACTGGGGTTGAGCAAACTCTAGGTAGAACTCCAACAGATCCCTATCCACCTTCGGGTCTGCAGATGGGATAGCAACAGTCGAGTTGAAGCAATGAAAGACAAAAGCCTTTCGTGTGATCGACATATCAAACTGTGCATCTTTGGAGTTATCAAACCTGAACAACATCACAGGCTCAAGCCAAAGTATGCTTGGCTCATCAATGGTACATCGTTGAAGAGAATCAAGAGTCCATTCAGGAAAAATAGACATCTTCTTTTCTAGGAGCTCTTTTTCCTTTTGCTTTTGCTCAAGCTCAGCCTGTTGTTTCTTGAACTTTTCTGCTAGCTCTTTATCAGAAGATTTTGTCTTCTGAAAAGGCTTTTCGGGATTTTCAacatagacatcatcttcattatcaGTGTCATCCTCcccaattttcttcttctttttcttgacTTTATTgttgaccgaagcttcattacccttcggttcagtagatggttttggtgcaggaggaggttgagtttttgccttctctcccccttgtttcggttggACACCAGTCACCGGAACTCCCTTAATACGACTAATGATGTCCAAGTCTGGCCTGAGTTTGTCAGCCCAGTGTCGTCGGATAGTAATGGTGATGATGGGATCATGGACTTCAAGGAGATGAAGTATAATAGAGTGGACATCGCCAGCAGAACTTTgtataacctctctctcaaatttgACATCATGGAGCTCAGAAGTGGCAGTACGAAGCTTGAGATTCTACATCTTCAGCTGAGAGGTTCTTCTGTCAAGCTCATCCATGATACGATTCTCTACAACCAACTCTACCTCCAGTTGGGTCAAGCGATCATTAACATTAGCATGCAGAGTTTCGTTGACAGCTTCGATTGCTTGGCGTGCAGCTTCAAGGTTGGACCGTTCAGTTTGAAGAGAACGTTGAAGATTATCCACCGAAGCATTATCAGTTTCAGAATTCTTCTGAGCGGTCGCCTACAAAGAGTCTAAAAATAAGTGAGCCTCAAAAATTAGTTTATTGACTTTTGTCGTCGCTTCTTTGAACTCCTTGGTGGAAGCCTCAACAGCGAGGGAGGCTTTCTGGCATTAGGAGGTGGAGGCATCTATAGCCTTAGCTGCAGCAGCAAGGGAGGCATTATGTTCTTCGACAACAGAGGAAAATAAAGCCTTGAGAGTAGCATCTGAGTAAGCcccagaggaagaggaggaaagcagTTGATCGAGTTTGTCGTTGACTGCTTTGAGATGACGCTTGGTAACATGCTCATCATCATCTTTGTCACTCTGTACATAGTAAGGACTAAAATAGgtggaatcaaattccaattCCTCACCGCCTAGAACTGGGGTGGTGTCAGTAGAAGGTGTAGGAGATAATGGTTTGGTAGTGttaggaggttcggttgttaacGGTGGTTCGGTTGTAACGTGTGGGGTGGGAGCTGTAGAATGAGCCCGTGTAGTAGTGGTAGTGGTGGTAGTGTCTGTGAATATTGGGGTAGGGAAGGGAATAATGGTGGATGGTTGAGAGGTGGGGATAGGAAATATTGGAGGGATGGATACTGGGATAGTAACAGGTAGAGGAGAAGGAGGTTGGGAGCGAACTGGAATTTCTGGGGTAGGGGAGCGAGGCGGGGTGTCACCATGACCCGAAGCCTCatcatcagagctttcgctctcagattTTGAAGGAGGAGCAGATTTATTTTTTGGGAGGAACATATTGTGTGACCACCCAAAATTTCAATGgtgtataacatatcaagtcaataaaaGTTAGAACAATTGCAGTAAATTTTCatacttttggtataagtttgggtatttaaggatttacactttaagggatatcaggagagaggatgcactagggtattgtgcaactctattattcccaaactctatgatattagagttcaatggctaaataaaatattttctgccaaaaaccccaagagtatatataggattctgagccatatttattcatttgttacatttacaACAAGAGAAAAgctgaattctctctcaaggatcttcgggcgttcatcccaaatcgtgagtacttctatcctagtgtGTTATAGAGCTTGATATGtgtctaatacactagaaatGATAGGAAAACAACTagattaaagagtttacggcccaagaagttattggaccgtaaacccttctttaaggggcaaaaaatgccctagtcccttcctcttgCAATGCAACTAGCTTAGACTCTTATCCTAAtgtatttaggactagaaaacacccttaTAACactaagagtaaggtgttcacggcccaaggagttcttggaccgtgaactccaaacaaaagggccaaggtgtgctttaaactctcctaaagccttggacactagcctagattagttcttagttaaattagggacatgaaatcaccaaaaacacccttacATGGGAGAGTATGGCCGTAATATCCAAGGggtttggtcccagggccgtgaactcctcaaaggagttatagGATGCCCTAAACTATTCTAAAGACCTTGCCATTAAGCGGAAATGCTTCTTAGGGACTTCAAGAGCCTCAAAACAACAATTTACCAAGTCAGTATGAGCTAACggcccgtaaactcatgagtttacgactgtaaactcatgagtttacgaccataaactcatgaggttacaaccgtaaactcattttttgGTGACATTAGGTTcgtgaactccattagggagttttccttgaaccctgcacacactagcttgtccctacaacacctagatgcaatccttgaggctaataacactagataaaggtgtttagcatgtctaGGGAGTCATGAATTTGTTTACTAGTTGTTcatagactaatttgatacatatatgtgatattatatgttaactaggatcataaagtgtattcaagacttcacttgacaccaaggaatcctacatcttcagttcttccgtaccacccacaacaggtgagttcataccccttaatcattgttttaaatgtttttaaatgttttatggggggatacaagtagaatcatgctagttattatatcaatcacatgtgattaataagcagcattcaaatgatttactactcattagccgttttaccaaacggatttcttcaaatgattttcataaacgttttatatgtttaaaactgcTTATTATACactttatgttttatttcaaactcatttacaattgtgtttccacCAAATGTTTCttgatacttaaattgtttttatcaaaccaatgctttcaacccgttttatagattgacatcaagtcaacggtataacaaaatataaaacgcgtaattcaaagtattaggaaaacatcgggttttcctagggttttcaattcatacacctacaaGATGCATACCAGGTCTAACAAttattttttacatttatagaaacaaacaagcatacttacggatcttcacgctttttacacgatactcttttcagaaaatatcggattttctggtggttttcaagacaatacaaaacattatatttcaaacattacttatgaactcaccaacatttcatatgttgacatttttcaaaatacttgtattctcaggtaacaggtaaatcgaagggaaaatgtacccagtgatgtcttgttgtttgtttaactagtatcgaacaatctattttttttgggaatgtaatgttgtGAAACAATGTagtaaatgtaaacactaccagttgtacgatttcaatgcatggtgatgaatgatgttatgtttcatgtatattcactgtgatggtattcaattgagtcacaacagccctcggacgtttccgccgtctggttcgggggtgtgacattaatcGAGCCCTAGGAACCcatatctatgaatggaatgcactggattcaagcagaatcaagTGTATAGAGATTGCATGTATGCGAcacgacgagttgttcttcggactcgaagagtcgagtcgcgagtccccgatttttcccctttcgAGTATGTGAGTAGACCAGTGATCCATAGGTGGActtagtgagtcggaagccataCTCaacaatggagggactcggcgagttaatgccctgactcgtcgggtccaaggcaatcttcttgcctcaagaacagactcgacgagttgttaatacaactcggcgagtcacagtctagagtgttcatcggatgaagatcaactcgacgagttattcatacaactcggagaGTCGGATAAAGGACCATTGAGTATCAGTTAGGAAGAGAACTTGacaagtcaatgcctaactcgacgagtagagatgggaGTAAGGAAAATCAacaggatatggactcgacgagttggcaagccaactcggcgagccgagtcaactggaagttgaatttgactttgacttgaatttggtttggaatcggtcaggggtaaaatagtcatttgacCCTGGGAATAGTATCAATGTCTAATTAAGTGTTTTACGGAAATATAGCCGGaggatcaccggagcagtagtcagacatttgcggatcagtttttcagcagccagcctttcgaggtgagttaccttccagtacgGGTGGGTCTAAGGTCACAATGCCAGACCACCAAAAAGGAGTATCTagtagatgattgtcttcgtgataattatcttggcttGGTTATGTGCTTTGGTTGTGAGATATGCCTTTATGATATGTTGTGTGTAGTAGGAATTACATTTCCCTAACATCGGTCTCTAGGACAgtagggtaggtcagtacccagtTATGCCAGACTGTATGTTCATGTCTCGTTATTGTATGCTAGCGATAGGGGGTGAGATAGTccccagtaccggttgaaagatatcgatgatgattatcggttgaaagataccgatgatgattaccagttgaaagatactgcTGGTTGTtactagttgaaagataccgatgatattttatgttatgtggtatgatgggggaactcactaagcttcgtgcttacagttttagttgtggtttcaggtacctcttcgtcaaagggaaaagagtcggcggcgtagcggcgcatcacacacatggttTTCGCACTGGATTTTTTGGGGATCGTACTCTGATTTTCTTTGTTCCCGATGATATTGTTTTCAGACATAaccttatgttttataattaatgtaactttgacaatgttttagtaacacgctttattacatgttaaattttaaaatgaaatttttggcctcgaaatttgggatgttacaagttagtatcagagccctggtttgagggattcggacacaccctcaggggtgtctggactcaaaccgagggactaaaagatttttacaaggaaaatggttttctaaaatctaaaatgagaagttttaagaaagacgaagtgtgtgatccgtgcgaccggccgggctcaagtaagttttccccaagatagccatacttgttatgttatgttgtatggttttgattcagaaaacttcatgctagaataggactatggatctaggaggatgccttgtgtgcctgatatatgattcttacAATTGCAtgttagttagggctaaggatatgacaacccgaaatttccattttgtacgaacattatctattcaatagaagctagaccagtttcagtgaatttcagacttttccgaataagtttgtgtacattagggtttacgtttaaggagatatcaggagagtggatgctctttGGTTTGTAAAACTTgagtatttcaaaacttcataatattagagttcatttccggaataaaaatattttctgccaaaaatatctcaggactatatatagatttctgaaccaaattcattcattattcacatttccaactagaaaaAAGCCATTTtccctctcacggatcttcgggttttcatcccaaatcgtgagtacacttctctagttgttttataatgcgtattatatgcttaataacatagattacatgtcaaatatgcgAGTTTCGGGAGTTTCcagcccaagaatgttcttggggacTCCAAAATGAGGTTTAAATGCTtactagtcccatttccttgttaagtaactagcttaggattattggtatgtatatttgaggctagaaaacaatcaaaaacaccaagcttagggtgttcacggcccaagaacttcttggaccgtgaactccaaattcaagggccaaaatgtgccctaatcactcctaaagctttAGACATTAACCCCCATTTATTCCTAGCTAAtttgtggactttaaaacatcaaaagcatcccttaaagggagtttacagccaaggaaatactcataggccgtaaacaccaaataagggcaccaaagtgtgcctagggtcctcattagccttaaacaaatgcttagaaattatcctacttgtgcttgggacttgaaagaataaaaATACCCATCCCTTGAGATTTTCCGGTTGTAAACTCCAAAAGAAATGGTCTTTTGGCCgaaaactccttaaaggagtgtattaaggccctaaactacccaaaggattaaaccaccgtgtaagacttattctagaaatcaaatagcaCTTTAAAACACCATTTACCACCaagttgggagttcacggccgtaaactcaagggtttacgaccctaAACTCCTTTTGTGGAGTTTATTGAATGTTAAACACATATATAAGGCCCTTTGGTACATTTAACcgctttagccttgtcccacaacaacttataCGCAACCATTAAGACCTATAACACTTatgcaaagtgtttacatgttcctgagtgtcccaactaaatttattagttattatttggcttattagttatatatatgttgaaaatatgataactaggctcgtgcgtgtgaacaagtctccgtttgccacctagcacagtatctaacacttcaatccaatccactcacctcaagtgagttcatacccctttaattaacctttgaaatacttttaaatgttttaaatacttttatggggggatacaagttaaatacttatagttattacatcaatcacatgtgattaataactagaaaaccaatgattttatcactgttcaaactgtttatcaaactgctttacttcaaaatgttttacaaactcttgtacttatcaaatacttttatataAACtgtgttatacttcttataaattgcatgcccatatatgtatagatacataagcaatgtttaaaggacttaggaaggccatcctccctatttcctttttcttgatttggatgtggtctggtgggatttcgggtaaccgtccgaaggtcgtttcaatattaattatatatcaaatgtacatatatagacataaaagtacttccatattcatgcgtattagtcacatcattagtaagttaccatcggggtaacacaagatcatactactacaatttctagatcaatgagtcagttcattcatgagtcaatacttattactatgagtacatatacaactatactagaaagagaacatatacaactatactagaaggagaacatatacaactatactaggacaagaacatatacaacgtaCTAGAACacgtaacattacattacatatacaagaatacgttaacaattgtgatccactatatcggagcatgccttaaatgtcatggaccgagttgtagccagaattctcttggagggagagtgtgagtttgcgtatagatctatattggaatGACTATCCTACACCATGCTGCTAactacagccagacctgcaggtctgcgggtgccaaacgtcattccgttattacgaccattcgtatgtcgttgttaccagtcgatagtatggtgcaattattcacatgataccttaatataaatccggtttaaggtagttagtacagcagtagttcctataatacaacactatagtactacaataatttacccatcacatatatttagtgatttgttcacttaaacattaatgtacaaactatattttgttaaatgatagttacacttgggaaattaagcacttttacaacaaacgagcatacaaaacagttaagccttggtagaaggctactttaatagaaaatataggtttttctgagagattcaaacttt of the Lactuca sativa cultivar Salinas chromosome 6, Lsat_Salinas_v11, whole genome shotgun sequence genome contains:
- the LOC111888477 gene encoding uncharacterized protein LOC111888477 — protein: MFLPKNKSAPPSKSESESSDDEASGHGDTPPRSPTPEIPVRSQPPSPLPVTIPVSIPPIFPIPTSQPSTIIPFPTPIFTDTTTTTTTTRAHSTAPTPHVTTEPPLTTEPPNTTKPLSPTPSTDTTPVLGGEELEFDSTYFSPYYVQSDKDDDEHVTKRHLKAVNDKLDQLLSSSSSGAYSDATLKALFSSVVEEHNASLAAAAKATAQKNSETDNASVDNLQRSLQTERSNLEAARQAIEAVNETLHANVNDRLTQLEVELVVENRIMDELDRRTSQLKM